The Cucumis melo cultivar AY chromosome 6, USDA_Cmelo_AY_1.0, whole genome shotgun sequence genome includes a region encoding these proteins:
- the LOC103483375 gene encoding upstream activation factor subunit UAF30-like gives MSSGFNNGLRVFRACRTLLAPSKSSATVPATAPKSKTTTKPKTKLPKVKTPPSSVAAAGVAATPEPKIKKGTSRPSGILKVTQVSPALSNFLGVSEASRTDAVTQIWSYIKLHNLQNPDNKREIYCDDKLKAIFEGREKVSFLEIGKMLARHFVKN, from the exons ATGTCTTCTGGATTCAACAATGGCTTAAGGGTTTTCAGAGCCTGTAGAACTCTCTTAGCTCCGTCCAAATCCTCTGCTACCGTTCCCGCCACCGCTCCCAAATCCAAGACGACCACGAAGCCGAAGACGAAGCTGCCCAAGGTGAAGACTCCTCCGAGCTCCGTTGCTGCTGCTGGTGTTGCAGCCACGCCCGAGCcgaaaataaaaaagggaacGTCTCGACCGTCGGGGATTCTGAAGGTCACCCAGGTTTCTCCAGCGTTGAGCAACTTCTTGGGTGTATCGGAGGCTTCTCGCACCGACGCCGTCACGCAGATCTGGTCCTACATCAAGCTCCACAACCTTCAG AATCCTGATAACAAAAGAGAGATCTACTGCGACGATAAACTTAAAGCCATATTCGAAGGAAGGGAAAAGGTTAGTTTCTTAGAGATCGGAAAAATGCTCGCCCGCCATTTTGTAAAGAACTGA